The DNA segment TATGTTTTAATACTGATTTTGCATCTAAAACTTTTGATCAGGCTGGGTATTAAAATTTGGTCTTTTGTGTGTTTGGAAAATATATCAATGCAGTTTTCGTCTTATTTTTCATAGcctatatatgtcttttttttttttttttttttttttacagtacaaAGGATTTGAGATTTGGGTCACATTCTTTGTgaatgtgtgtctgtctgtctaagTGTCTAAAAATGGGGATGAACCAGAGCATTTTCATGATAAAATTAGGTGTAGGGCCATAGTTCCCTACTTTAGAAGACTGTGCATTAGTCTTCTAAATGGTATATACTAAACTTGATTGACTTAGAGATGCACTGTGATGGGTCATAGTATCAGTGTTAAATcctcaaaaattatttaacatgattttcatatgttattgTTGGATCTTGGGGATTTTAGAATTTTCTCCTTTTGTGGAATTAACACTATAGAAAACTGCAATATTATTTGCATGACTTCTGATACACTTTTTCATTCATATACATGaatgataaatgaaaatcaaCATGAAATTGCTAATGGATagggggtttctttttggggtcatgaaaatgttctgaaattagtagtgatggttgtacaactgaatatactaaaaaacattcAAGGTAcactttaaaagagtgaattttgTGGCACATGGATTTTTTcctcagtaaagctgttataTAAAAAAACATGAGAGAGTAAATTCCTTggcatattttgaatttttagttgaTGATTATGTTGATAGTAAGCGTGTGCAACATTCATTGCTGTGCCATGTCTTAAGTTATTCAAAATAATCTGCAGTCTTAACTTTGTTCTCGTGAACTTAGCCTCTGTACTGTGTGTTCTTTAGGGACGATTACTTTgccaaaaaaaatgaagaaagaaaacaaaataaagtggaAGCTAAATTAAGAGCTAAACAGTAAGTATGTTGAACTAATCACGACATAATTTGAATTCCTTAAAGCTCTGACAGAAATATAGCTGGTGAGCTCTGAAATAGTGGCAGTAGACCTTTCTCTTTGCTAGTGAAACACTGAGATCTTAAGCTGCCTTGACAATCTCAGGGCCAAATTGCATTGCAGTCTAGCATTGGACGATCAAAAAAACCTAAGGACTTCTGGCTTTGGTTAAGTAAGTTTAGTGATCATGATTGGTTAACTTTATTAGGACTTAATTTTCTTATATAGTAAATAGAAGTATGTTATaattatgatatttttatttgtagggagcaagaagcaaaacaaaagttAGAAGAAGATGCTGAAATGGTAAGTATATATTACTGCTATCTAGTACATCTGTAATTCGAAGTTAAATGAATAGCTTTTAAGTCTGAGGACTTTTTCAAGAAAATACGTAAGCAAAGCTATCTATAGTTGTTATTGCATTAAGTAATACATCAGGTATTATattgagggaaaagagaaaactaaggaTAGGAAATATGTTCTAAAATACGgcaaaggccgggtgcagtggcccacgcctgtaatcccagcactttggaaggctgaggcgggcagatcagttgaggcatggagttcgagaccagcctggccaatatggtgaaaccccatcttgactaaaaatacaaaaattagccaggcgtgatagtgcatgcctgtaatcccagctatgtgggaggctgaggcaggagaatcacttgaacccaggaggcggaggttgcagtgaaccaagatcatgccactgcagtccagcctgggtgacagagtgagaccctgtttaaaaataaaaaatataataaaacacaggaaaatatattttgaaatattcagaAAGTTCATTTATGCCTAGAACTTATGAGAAAATGTCCTATAACTTCTAAAGATTCTAATCATAGGTTAATACTAACATGACTTTTATTTTTGACTTAATAAGATACTGATGTGTATTTCCATTTAGAAAGTTACaggtaaaaatttttatttggggaaaataatgactataaaaattttttttttctttttttgagaccgagtctcactgtcgcccaggctggagtgcagtggcgcgatctcggctcactgcaagctccacctcccagattcatgccattattctgcctcagcctcccgagtagctgggagtacaggcgcctgccaccacgtccggctaattttttgtattttttttttagtagagatggggtttcaccatgttagccaggatgctctcgatctcttgacctggtgatccgcctgcctcggcctcccaaagtgctgggattacaggtgtcagccactgcgcccggcctaaaaattttttaaagtatgataaaTACTGCCTAGAATTATTTTCCAAGATAGTTTAATAGCCAGATTTATGTAGTTTATAACTAATTAAATACCAGTTGTATAAGAGATCAAATAATATTGAAAGCCATTTTGGAATAAAGGATGACAAAGGAAAACACCAACACTATGAAACtacttgatttatttattattattattattttttgagatggagtttcgctcttgctgccccagcggaagaaactactttaaaatagcattttggTTTCTAGTCTTTTTCTTGTATAGCTATAAGGTGGTGTGAGTCATTTCTGGTCTGTTGTTGCTTTTAAGAAACTTTTTGAtcactttgtatatttttatagaaatctcTAGAAGAAAAGATTGGATGCTTGCTGAAATTTTCGGGTGATTTAGATGATCAGACCTGTAGAGAAGATTTACACATACTTTTCTCAAATCATGGTGAAATAAAATGGATAGACTTCGTCAGAGGAGCAAAAGAGGTTTGGAAACATCCCTATCCTTTTTAGCAATCAGTTTGAAAATCTGTAGAAACTTAGACAAAATTAgtagaaagtaattttaaaaattgtgtttattaAATTAGTTTCTACTTGATCATTTGTTATTGTCACTAGATGTGATGTCTGATATTTTCTGAATTATACTAAATTAGTTTCTACTTGATCTTTTACTTTGTTGTTATTGTCACTATATGTGATGTCTGATAGTTTCTGAATTATACTATGAATAACTGTTCATACTGATGATTGCAGTTTTACTTCTGTAGCATTCCTTTTCTACTGTTCAGTAAAATTCATTCAAACTGGTAAAGACATGGAAGGTTTGCAGGgtagaaaaaattactttggaCAAAGAAATTAATTGTGGGACTAAAAACCAAGGGtatggcttttgttttctgtctctggtATAGGGGATaattctatttaaagaaaaagccaAGGAAGCATTGGGTAAAGCCAAAGATGCAAATAATGGTAACCTACAATTAAGGAACAAAGAAGTGACTTGGGAAGTACTAGAAGGAGAGGTGGAAAAAGaagcactgaaaaaaataatagaagaccAACAAGAATCCCTAAACAAATGGAAGTCAAAAGGTcatttattctgatttttctttaacAGTTTGGTTGTTGAACCCATTTACTTGAGCAAAAACTTTAATCAGTGTTCAAAAACATTGACAAGAGACTTAAAAAAAGTTCTTTACAGAGTGCTCAATTGTGTCTCTACAGGTCGTAgatttaaaggaaaaggaaagggtaATAAAGCTGCCCAGCCTGGGTCTGGTAAAGGAAAAGTACAGTTTCAGGGCAAGAAAACGAAATTTGCTAGTGATGATGAACATGATGAACATGATGAAAATGGTGCAACTGGTAAGTTTTTTTCTAAGTCCTTTGGTAGTTCCATGAGAAAATTTCTACTTCCATAAATAAATGATTTGCCAGAGAGAATAGGGATTTGGCTTTTCAACTCCTGGATAAGTGCCATTCTTGGATTATTACGATTTACCTCGGTTATGCTGTTGTATAAGTCAGGGACAGGATATTTGGAAGATGAATCTAGAGGTCAGGTCTGTACCAAGAGAAAAGCCTTTTCTCATTGGTGCAAGGAAGTTGTTGCATCTTTTTCAACAGTATCATTATTAATAATTGTGCTCAGTATTAAACTAGAGCAGTACTTACGTtgaatttaacaaaaattaattgtTACGTTATAGGACCTGTGAAAAGAGcaagagaagaaacagacaaagaagAACCTGcatccaaacaacagaaaacagaaaatggtgCTGGAGACCAGTAGTTTAGTAAaccaattttttattcattttaaataggTTTTAAACTACTTTTGTTTGCGGGggcttttaaaaggaaaaccGAATTAGGTCCACTTCAATGTCCACCTGtgagaaaggaaaaatttttttgttgtttaacttCTTTTTGTTATGCAAATGAgatttctttgtgttgttctGTTTGTGTTATTTCAGATGATTCAAATATCAGAAGGAAGATTcttccattaaattgcctttgTAATATGAGAATGTATTAGTAcaaactaataaaatatatactatatgaaaAGAGCAAAaacagtttttgatttttttttctttttgtacccaAAGCATTTAGGAAAGAACTAGAATATTAGCTATTGACGATGGGCCTTTCCCACAGGCCATTTATGGTGTCTCCTAGGCTGGCTTTGTATATTTACACAGGAAAGTTGATAACACTAGAAATAATTACTTGTCAcaaagctttcctttttttttctttttcgagactgagtctcactcttatcgcgcaggctggagttcagtggggcaatctcagctcactgcaacctctgcctcctgagttcaagcgatctcttgcctcagcctcccgagtagctgggattacaggcatgaaccaccacatccggcccagAAAGCTTTTCAATACCGAATGTAGACCAGCCAAAATCAAGAGACTTACTGATTTCTTTTTGTGAAACTTGTATGATGCTGGCAGGTCATATCGAAGTTCTGTAAAACAAAAGCCACCTAAGGATAAAATTGTATTTCCAAGCGTTTACCACCCTtcactaaacaacaacaacaacaaaaactaagaaaagtGTTAAGTGCTGGTAAGCTGAACATTTTAGAACCTTTAACTTATCCAAGTAGTGACTTCTGTATTCCTAGCATTAGCCATGGCAGCTTGGCATTTCTGTTATTATGGCCATTTATAATACTGAAATTTGAGGTTATAAGTGATGAGTTTAGAAGGATAAAAAGTGGACGAAAAAGTAAATCCTATGAAAATGATGGtacctttctatttttaatttcctaataGTCTATAGCTAACTTAATCTCATAACCAtgcttatttcaaaattttcttacCCAGAGTTTAATAATGGTACTAAGTACCCATTTTCCTCCTAAGCTCTAAAACGAAAACCAGTTTTTCATAGTTCTTCCTTCTAAAGAATAATGTAGATTCTCCAAACTCTTTACTACTGATCTATTTTAGAGGGATGGCAGTGAGTCTACTACTCCTGTATGTCACAGCTTTCAAGTTTTAATGTGCAatcaaatcacctggggatcttgttgaaatgcagattctagttcagtaggtctgggtggagtctgaaattctttttttttttttttttaagacggagtctcactctgttgctcaggctggagtgcagtggcgcaatctgggctcactgcaagctccacctcccgggttcatgccattctcctgcctcagcctcccaagtagctgggattacaggtgcctgccaccacacccagctaattttttggtattttttagtagagacagggtttcactatgttagccaggatggtcttgatctcctgacctcaagatctgcccacctcagcctcccaaagtgttgggattacaggtgtcagccaccacgcccggcctgaaattctttatttctaaCAAGGAAATCTCAGGGATTTTAATGCTGATGGTCTGAGGGCCACATTTGGAGGAACAAGCCTCTGGCTTGGTATAGTACTGGGACTGTTCTAAGGTGTTCCATACTGCATATAATACctaaaactggccgggcgcggtggctcacacctctaatcccagcactttgggaggccaaggcgggcggatgacctgaggtgaagagttcgagaccagcctgaccaacatggtgaaacctcatctctactaaaaataataataaaaaaaaaacagctggacgtggtggtgcgcctgtagtcccagctagttggggagactgaggcaggagaagaatcccttgaacccaggaggtggaggttgcagtgagccaagatcgtgctgctgcactccagcctgggcaacagagggagactccatctcaaacaacaaaaaaaacccctaaaactGTCTAAGTAATGCAACACTGAAAATAACAGGAAGACGAACAGAAGTGTATAttacattattaattattatgaaCAGTAATATATCTAGCTGTATGTTTAACACTACAGTGGCAATTCATTGTTAGTTTATTATTGTGAAAAAACATGTTCCCTTATTGCACTCTTACTTCAGGCTTAGATTATAATTAGCTTCTAGTTATATGCTTTTCCTGTTTTGATGTTTGTGACTATTACCCAatttagtaataaaaatgtatcaaacaTGATTTACTCATAGTGTTgatatttagaagaaaaagataaatgttatttGATTCCAGCGGTAATTAGAGAATGAAATtagaggctgggctcagtggctcacacctgtaatcccagcactttgggaggccgaggctggaggatcactgaggtcaggagttcaagaccagcccggccaacgtggtgaaaccctgtctctactacagattaaaaaattagccgggcgtggtagtgcatgcctgtagtcccaactattcgggagactgaggcaagagcatcgcttgaacccgggaggtggaggttgtcactgcactccagcctgggtaacagagcaaggctttgtctcaaaaaaaaaaaaaaaaaaaaaaaaaaaaaagaaaaaagaaaatgaaattagattATCTAGGAATAATTTGGTGGCATTTTCTATGAATGAATTTCAAACCAAGATCTGACCAACTCcaagcccacttttttttttttttgagacggaatctcactctgttgcttaggctagagagcagtggcgcgatctcagctcactgcaagctccgcctcccaggttcacaccattctgcctcagcctcctgaatagctgggactgcaggtgcctgccaccacgcctggctaatttttttgtatttttagtagagacggggcttcaccatgttagccaggatagtctcaatttcctgacctcgtgatccgcctgcctcagcctcccaaagtgctgggattacaggcgtgagctactgcacctggcccactttttttttcatttgtttgtttttgtttttttgagactgagtctcctctgtcatccaggctggagaacagcggtgcgatctcggctcactgcaacctctgcctctgggactcaagcgattctcccgcctcagtctcccaagtagctgagattacaggtgtgcgccaccatgcctggctaattttttatatttttagtagagatggggtttcaccatgttggccaggctggtcttgagctccaaacctcaggtgatctgcccaccttggcctcccaaagtgctaggattacaggcgtgagccaccacacctggcccccagcCCATGTTTTTAGCCATTGTGCTGCTATACAGTGTTCTGCCTGAGTCTGGAGTGACCAAATACCTGAGTGCTATTAGAAATTTTCAGTAAATTGCATAAATTAGGACAGTCTCAGGCTAAGTGTTCATTCTGCTTTTACTCCATTTCCAATCTATTACCAATCATGCACATTTTGCCACACTGTAAAGCATAGTTTATCTTCTCAGCACCTGCATGAAAATTTTGGTTGGGCGAATACATGTTGGCCCTTTTGGATATTAGGATTGAGATTTGTCTTACCTGCTATAATATCTATCTTGATTTTCCATTCTGCAGCTTTCTTTTGAACATGCTGAACATAAATAATATGTTGTTAtgagctgatttttaaataatgattttttaaaattgctttttactAATACTTGAGATTGAGTTTTTAAGCTTAAAATTTCATTAGAATCTAGACCCTTATAAAAATTTCAATTGAATGGATAGTATTCTGAAAATAAGAAATCAATTTCAATACATTTAACAATCTGAACCAAATCACACAATAAATCCAAGTGATAGAAAGCTACTCATGCACCACATAATGCCATTTGGGGTTATCTAGGGACTGCATATATTTTGGtagtcccataaaattataaatggagctgaaaaattgcTATTGCCTAATGATGTAGCTATCTTGACATCACAGCACAACACATTACCTTCTTggtgtttatatatgtttagatCAAAagaataccattgtgttacaattgcctgtagtattcaatacagtaataGGTtgacaggtttgtagcctaggaacaacaGACTATAACCACAGAGCCTCGGTGGTCCACTctatgtttgcacaatgatgaaatcacctcaggatgcatttctcagaatgcattagtcagaacatatccctgttgttaaAGGATGCATGACTACTTC comes from the Pan troglodytes isolate AG18354 chromosome 13, NHGRI_mPanTro3-v2.0_pri, whole genome shotgun sequence genome and includes:
- the SSB gene encoding lupus La protein (The RefSeq protein has 1 substitution compared to this genomic sequence), encoding MAENGDNEKMAALEAKICHQIEYYFGDFNLPRDKFLKEQIKLDEGWVPLEIMIKFNRLNRLTTDFNVIVEALSKSKAELMEISEDKTKIRRSPSKPLPEVTDEYKNDVKNRSVYIKGFPTDATLDDIKEWLEDKGQVLNIQMRGTLHKAFKGSIFVVFDSIESAKKFVETPGQKYKETDLLILFKDDYFAKKNEERKQNKVEAKLRAKQEQEAKQKLEEDAEMKSLEEKIGCLLKFSGDLDDQTCREDLHILFSNHGEIKWIDFVRGAKEGIILFKEKAKEALGKAKDANNGNLQLRNKEVTWEVLEGEVEKEALKKIIEDQQESLNKWKSKGRRFKGKGKGNKAAQPGSGKGKVQFQGKKTKFASDDEHDEHDENGATGPVKRAREETDKEEPASKQQKTENGAGDQ
- the SSB gene encoding lupus La protein isoform X1 encodes the protein MVIMKRWLPWRPKSVIKLRTWYCRVMSGLESILYSVLKYIVIISQYYFGDFNLPRDKFLKEQIKLDEGWVPLEIMIKFNRLNRLTTDFNVIVEALSKSKAELMEISEDKTKIRRSPSKPLPEVTDEYKNDVKNRSVYIKGFPTDATLDDIKEWLEDKGQVLNIQMRRTLHKAFKGSIFVVFDSIESAKKFVETPGQKYKETDLLILFKDDYFAKKNEERKQNKVEAKLRAKQEQEAKQKLEEDAEMKSLEEKIGCLLKFSGDLDDQTCREDLHILFSNHGEIKWIDFVRGAKEGIILFKEKAKEALGKAKDANNGNLQLRNKEVTWEVLEGEVEKEALKKIIEDQQESLNKWKSKGRRFKGKGKGNKAAQPGSGKGKVQFQGKKTKFASDDEHDEHDENGATGPVKRAREETDKEEPASKQQKTENGAGDQ